The Xyrauchen texanus isolate HMW12.3.18 chromosome 4, RBS_HiC_50CHRs, whole genome shotgun sequence genome segment TCTTTTAAAAGACATTCTTATCTGCAAGTGTATCTTTTACTTTTCTTCAATATACTCTTTAAGGAGTGCAATGTAATCACATTACAGACCCGAACGCGTTTTTGAAGAGGCGATTCTTTACCGGCGCATGCAGTGAACGGAGTTCCCACTGACTAGTTAATGCTCAGTTAAGCATATGTTTAGGGTTCCAGTAGCATGAGAGTTGTCTACACTGCCCTGATACTGTAGTGTGACAAAATGCTCTGCcatttgatccccaaaactgaacaaagatccctccaggaatcaaatgccttgCCAATGTTccctctagttttcactcgaccatgATCACGTTTCCACTTAGCCACACGGGATTcagtagatgcatttttttttggcttactctgagtttgtgtaggagtcagtgttgtgctgggagccggacatttgctggattccatctctaagataacgttacatagtgttgcagactgtctgttgatgctgttgaatagcggaagacaAGCTACTGTCTGAGACAAGGCTATCTGGAGCACGCATAAACATCCTTttgattttcccagcaaaagcgacccgctccctttgcatgaaaatcagtctacaggctttaacagGCAACCTAgtaagtccgggaagggctcattttttaatttgcattacaagccgttcactcATTGGCAAAataaaggcgaatattacatgaaaatatgTACATATCACATCTTTAAAGAAATACAATATTTTTGGGCAATGCATGGTCTCATCCTTCATTGGGTACAACAAACCTGTGTCTTCAATCAAggttgtttttcttgtttcaagtAAGCTTTAACTCCTTGGGTGAGACCCAAGATGGCGTAGTTggctatatttttaaatatctcttCATTGAACTTAACTACTAAAACCCTCCAGCACCGCTTGCCACATGGAGATATTTCAAGCAAGATAGTTCTCTCCGTTCATCCATGTTTGTTTCCTGATTTCACCCCCATTTTTCATGTGGAGTAACGTGCACTGACTAATTATGCTCAATAAGACTAGTAACATGCATTTAAACAGTAAATATGGTCAGTTTTCATGATGCTTTTCATGTAACCAAATGTAAGAATCCTCTCTGTTCATCCATGTTTGTTTCCTGATTCAGGTCACCCCAAAACCAGAGCGTTCATCACTCATGGGGGCACTAATGGCATATTTGAGGCCAtaaatcatgttgttccaatggTTGGGATCCCCTTGTTTGCGGACCAGCCAGATAGCTTGGCCCATATGAAGGTCAAGGGGGCTGCTGTTATCATGGACGGCATTAAAAACATGTAGACTCAAGACCTGTGGATGGACTCAACGCTGTTATTAATGACTCCTTGTGAGTGTCATTGTACAATAATAACTATATTTTAAGTTCTCTCTGAGAATGAGAATTTATAGACagaaaaaaatgactttattgatctctttctcacccacatgcatcatataacttctgaagacatgtatttaaccactggagtcatatggactccATTTATCCTGCTTTCATGtggtttttggaccttcaaatttctggccaccattcccttggacctacagagctgagatattcttaatctgtgtattcagcagatgaaagtcatagacatctgggatggcataagggttagtaaatgaaAAGAGAATGATAAATTtgttggtgaactatccttttaataaatGGCAAGAAACAACTAACGCTAAAACCCATTTTCAATGTTGATGTCGTCTCATTGTGTGGTTCTGTCTTTTCAATTCAGAAGATAAAAtcgtgtttttatattttatttcgtTTTCTTGAGTTGCGTTTTctttgggacttttattttgaaatggcgTTTGCGCATGTCTGAAtttagaaagtgttttttttttatttatttttttaagaaagtgGTTTCTGTAGGACAATAATGGGCGTTTCTCAATCTGTGGGTGTTTTCAAATCGGGATGGGCAAAAACTATCCAAAGAAAGTAAGTAATCTTAACGTTGTAGGCAAACTCCAATTTTAAACCGTCTTGTTTTGAAGCGATATGGTGGTGAACTATGTCCCACATTAAACGTGTCAAACTTTACAACAGTTCGGGCGTGAGTGATATTTGAATGTATGTAGTTGAAACATTTGATTAAATATATTGTGAGAGAGTTGTTtgagttataattatttaaatggaaATTAAATGAGTGACTTAATAGTTTAACCTTTAGAGTTAgtttaaaactagtttaaataGAAGAAAATTGTACCTCAAGATGCAAGAAGAATAGCctacattaatttgcattggGTTCTTGTGGAATAATTGTTATAATAAAGCTACATGGATGCATCTTTTTATTCGTATTTCTTTGTATTTCAGTTTTACTAAGACAAAGGACATCAAGAATGGTTACAGGATATGGGACATTTACTGCCTCAATTTAACTTGGCTGGGAGGCTCCTACTGTAAGAGAGTGAAGTCTTAAACAAAATATGAGTGTTGCTCTGCCAAAACAAATAAACTCTGAATGACGGCTGAAGCTCTTTTATATGCTATACCAGTGGATATGCATAACTAAATACACCTGCAAAACCTTTGATTGATTTATGCATGGTATctaacaaataatacattttcaattaagCAAACCTTAAAGGGCAAGCCATTAGCTTTGCATTAATTAACTTAAAGCTCTTTCAtataataaatgaatatgacTAAAATACAGTAATGAACTAAATGAACTTAGAAAACCATTCACTGCCATCTAAGAGTATCTTTTAGCTATCTTTCATGTGAACGAGCTACTTCCAACTTTATAACTCAGCAAGTATCATTGAGAAATCCGAGTTTCCTGACGCATGACTTTGCTTGGTCATTCATGTGCACATAACTTGTTTACTCGTATTTACAATATTTCAGACTGCACTTGAAAGTGCTTGTTATCTCCTTACAGAAGACATTCTCTTTCTTTGGGCACAGAATAATTGACAAGCGACACCGATTCCTACGTTTCAGTCATGCACGAGTCTTGTGTTCTACCTCTCTCTTTGTAACTTTTACCTGAACCGCCCATTATCACCTCGAATTTGCGCTTGTTAAAGTTCATGTTCTATGTTAATCATTTATACCTGATAGCATATGTTTGAGGGAGACCGTGTGATCATATGCTTTTTCACTGGCAATCATGAGAGTCGTAGTTTGTCTGCTATCTTTTCTAACTGTGCTCGGCAGCACAGAATGTGGGAATATTTTAGTCTGGCCTACTGATGGGAGTCATTGGATAAATCTGAAAATAGTGTTGGAAACATTGATGGACAGAGGACAAGGTGTAACAGTTCTGCTGCCGaatgtttcccttttaatgaaAGCCAAAGAATCAGACCGCTTTTCCTACCTGCCCTTTAATGCGTCCATGTCTTCTAAGGACCTACATGCTTTCTTTGAGGAACTTCTACAATTCTCGATCTATGAGATGGATGAGTTAAACCCACTGCAGATTTTTATGAAATTCTATACATTTGTCTCCAAACATCTGGATACGTGCCTTATATACTGCGATGGCATCCTAAAATCTCCACAGTTGATGGACAAATTGCGGCAAGGAAAATTTGATGTTCTTCTGTCAGACCCGATGTGCCCGTGCAGCGATATAGTGGCTGAACAGCTGAACATTCCCTTGGTGTACACGTTACGGTTCTCCATCGCTCACACTCTAGAGCGGATGTGTGGTCAGTTACCGGCTCCACCATCATTTGTTCCTGGAGCCATGAGTAAACTCACAGACAAGATGAGCTTTACAGAGCGAATCTTCAACATGCTCTTCTACCTTTCTCAAGATGCCTTGGCCATTACTCTGTGGAAAAAATATGACAACTACTACACTGATTATTTAGGTGAGTTAAAGGCATGTTCTTGGTTAAAGTTAAAGGttaagtgtgttatttctgcatCACTAGCACCACCCAAAATAATGAGATTTGCTAAACAGTTTTCCCCAAACAATTCACCCTTCTTCCATTGGTCGACCAAACAGGCATTCCTATGTCATTAAGCCAATGTTGcgtagtacatttacatttacatttatgcttttggcagacgttttatccaaagcaacttacagagcacatattacagggacaatcccccggagcaacttgcagtgaagtgccttgctcaaggacacaatggcttGGCCGTGGGGATCGgatccagcaaccttctgattcacagctatgtgctttagcccactaaaccaccaccactaaagCCCGGTTAGCATATGAAAACTGCAACGTTGTAAGCACCAATGAACTACAGTGTTTACATTGTTTGGACAAATCAAACTAAGCTCTATCATCAGCATTTGTTTCATAATGTCAATGACCGCAGACAATAATTTTGACTCAGTGTTTTAAAACGAGCAaaaattacaatggaagtaaaaagGGCGATATGCATATGTGATAGAATTGCTTACTAATTATCTGTGCAAAGTTATCTTGAACATTTCAACTCTATGACTATGGAAATCCAGTCAGCATTGCCACTATCACATGACACATGCAAGGGattttttgcataaagaaaaatcCACTATAGAAATTCTGAACATTTCAACTACAAATACCTTTACAACCTATCAGCTGAAAACTATTAAAACCAATATCAGTTGGTTTGTTGTAGTGTGTTTTGGTCCATATTCAATTAGGATATAATGGTTAGTGTTGGTTTGCATTACAGATATGTATTGGTCCCTAATTGTATCCACTAGGCATAACAAATCACTAATAAAAGTCATTAACAGTAGAGACCCACAGGGACCATTAAAGTTTCCATTAAAACTAATATAATtcccattacatttatgcatttggcagactctttcatccaaagtgacttacagtgcacttattacagggacagtcccccgaGCAACCGAGACTAAAGCTCGgaacaacagtggcatcttggtggtgctggggcttgaactcccGATCTTCTGGTctgtaaccctgagcctcaaccactgagccaccactgccccattatAACCATTAAAACCATTAGAATTTCTGTGAGGgtttctaatgttttttttttttcatcaagggAATAAAATGATGATTTAGACCACTTTAAAGCATAAATAGTACACATTTTAAAGGAAGAATCAAGTGAGTGCTTCACATTTATGCTTTCAAACCTCCAAAATGCGTAGCCCTGTTTACTTTCTTAGTTCTTTACTGTAACCATAATTAAAAACCAAAACAATTATATAAACAAAAGTCTAGACCCCATAACACTGTCAAGCACACCTTATTCCAGGACGACCAACTTCCTTTTGTGAGATGATGGGTAAAGCTGATATCTGGCTAATCCGGTCCTACTGGGATTTTGAGTTTCCTCGGCCATTCTTGCCCAACTTCAAATTCGTTGGAGGGCTTCACTGCACCCCTGCCAAGCCTTTATCCAAGGTATATATGTCTTTtcaatatcttatcccatttgcTGTTGATAACAACTCTGGAGATATGtatatgttatgtttttatagCAGATATACATGGTCAAAGAAGAGGCTCTTgaacaaactttatttttaaaaactttattaAAGTCATATCTGTACTGGAGAAAAAGAACTTGATTTTAGCACCActggtggacatttcacctggataCCAGTGAATTGTACCCGAGGTAACATATTTCAGGTTTTGCAGAAATATAGAGTCATGTTTTTCACATGAAATAATGTCATTTTGTGTGTGTAGGACATGGAGGAGTTTGTGCAGAGTTCTGGGGATGATGGGATAGTTGTGTTCACTTTGGGATCCATGGTAAAGAACATGACCAAAGAGAGGAGCAATATGATCGCCTCTGCATTCGCACAAATACCTCAGAAGGTGACTTACTATTTTGGCATCATTATTTCTGTTATTTCCTAATATTACAAACAAATTAACACTGCTTCTAGATGTTTTAGTTGATATGGGTGCAAAGTAGATCCTCAAGTCATATGAGATTCACAGATCTTCTTGATTAATTTTATCTTGCAACAATTAAATTAGAATTTTAGATTGTAATTCTCTATAATCTCTTTGTGTCTATGCAATTATATTCCCCAAAATTGAGACTAAAGCTCTGTAGGTGagtaattgtttgttttgttttttgcaggtCTTATGGAGATACTCTGGAGAGAAGCCAGATACTCTTGGTGGAAACACCAGAATCTATGACTGGATCCCTCAGAATGATTTATTGGGTTTGTGTTACAATTTCTGagagtatatacatttttatttttaaataataattgtatatccTAATCTGACTAATTCAATGTAAAGTCAACGTGAAATATTGTTCATAACACATTCTTCTTTTTACGTAAACTGACATATTTCCTGGTAAGATAGGATATTCAATGAGACAAAAATTAATGGGGGACTTGATTTTATTAATTGGGAATtgactggattgtgaaaagtgggtgcTAGTACCAGAATGGAGTCATGTGGTTGCAGGGGAGGGGTTACAAAATTAAGAGTGAATCTTGATGTCTGCCaaaaaaggaaagtaatttcagGGGCAGAGCAAGTTGTTATATTTTTTAGAAAGATTGCAAgagctgttgatttaatgtgcttatttagtgcaattaattatatataaatataatgtgttaaaaaagtaatgcaattaatcatgctccCAGACCGTATGCAATTTTTGTTGTAAAAGTACTTATTTTCCTACCATTGAAGCTATACAATCTTGAAGTACATGTCTTAATTAGCCACGTCAGTAGGAGGCAGTCAGCtcgcctcaacaaacctcaaaAGCAGTGAAGGAATGAGAGCTGGTCACACAGAATGCGTTCTTGACAACTAGacgaagcacaacagaatgctgGGATCTCGAGATgagattttcaaagtttcaactacttttaacttgacacagtgtcctaaaaataTGGCGTTTAAGATGCTGAAAacaagtgagatgctccaaaaaagtCTGTCTGGTGCATATGTACAGAAACAAACTATTCAAAATAGTGCAGTGGAACACAAGATCGCATCCTGTGAGAACAGGACcgatggattgctgtggacttgTTAATTCAATTATATAGGcataaaaaaagcaatatataTTGACTTCTGAAGTCACTTTTGTATTGTGTAATTAGTGCTTTACTAGTCTG includes the following:
- the LOC127636084 gene encoding UDP-glucuronosyltransferase 2C1-like, giving the protein MEEFVQSSGDDGIVVFTLGSMVKNISKERSNMIASALVQIPQKVLWRYAGDKPGHPKTRAFITHGGTNGIFEAINHVVPMVGIPLFADQPDSLAHMKVKGAAVIMDGIKNM
- the LOC127636057 gene encoding UDP-glucuronosyltransferase 2C1-like isoform X3 translates to MRVVVCLLSFLTVLGSTECGNILVWPTDGSHWINLKIVLETLMDRGQGVTVLLPNVSLLMKAKESDRFSYLPFNASMSSKDLHAFFEELLQFSIYEMDELNPLQIFMKFYTFVSKHLDTCLIYCDGILKSPQLMDKLRQGKFDVLLSDPMCPCSDIVAEQLNIPLVYTLRFSIAHTLERMCGQLPAPPSFVPGAMSKLTDKMSFTERIFNMLFYLSQDALAITLWKKYDNYYTDYLGRPTSFCEMMGKADIWLIRSYWDFEFPRPFLPNFKFVGGLHCTPAKPLSKDMEEFVQSSGDDGIVVFTLGSMVKNMTKERSNMIASAFAQIPQKVLWRYSGEKPDTLGGNTRIYDWIPQNDLLGHPKTRAFITHGGTNGIFEAIYHGVPMVGIPLFGDQPDNLAHMKVKGAAVVMDGIKNMQTQDLVDGLNAVINDPSYKENAMRLSRIHHDRPMKPLDEAVFWIEFVMRNKGAKHLRVEAHNLTWYQYHCLDVFAFLITIVTVVLYISFKMCKFFIMRCCFRSKRKSKKE